From the genome of Cyanobium sp. ATX 6F1:
GGGGATTCGGGCCCAGTCGGTGGCGACGGTGAGGGCAAACAGCCCCAGGCCCAGCACCGAGCCGGCCACGCATAGGGCGATCACTGGCTTGCGGCCGTAGCGGTCGCTGAGGGCGCCGATCAGGGGGGTGGCGGTGAACTGGGCCAGGGCGTAGCTGCCCGCCAGCAGGCCCAGGGTGCGGCCGTCGTTGCTGAAACTGGCCAGCAGGAAGGGCAGCAACGGAAAGACGATGCTTTCCCCCATGCGGTCGTTCAGCAGGGTGACGAAGGCGCAGAGGTAGGTGGAGGGCCGGGCGAGGCGCAAGGACGACGGTGCCGAGGAGATCTTCAGGCTCCCATGGGGCCGCCAGAGCGCCATAGGGTTGGATCCGATCGAAGCGAGGGGACGCCCGTGGTTCAGCCGGTGTTCGTGACCACCACCTTCAGCATCGAGGGCTATGCGATCAAGGAGTACCTGGGAATCGTGCGCGGCATCGTGGTGCGTTCACCCACCCTGCTGCAGGGCTTTTTCGGCGGGCTGAAATCGATGATCGGCGGCCGCATCGGCGCCTACACCGAGATGTGCGAGCAGACCCGGCAACAGGCCTACGAGCAGATGATCAGCCATGCCCGCAAGCTCGGGGCCAACGCGATCGTGGGTACCCGCTACGACGGCTCGGAGGTGGAGAGCGGAGCCTCGGCGGCCACCGAGGTGCTCTGCTATGGCACGGCGGTGGTGATCGAGAAGCTGGAGTGAGGCGCCAGGGAGCGCTTACTTGTAGGCGATGCCGGCGCTGGCGGGCCCGGCCAGGGGAAGCACCTCCGTGCGCTGGAAGCCCGCCTCCAGGCACCAGCGGTTGAAATCAGCTCCGGTGAAGTCGAAGGCGTCACCGTTTTCGATCAACATGTTCAGCGACATCATCAGGCCGAAGGCGTTCTCACGCCGGGCATCGTCGATCAGGTGCTCCAGCACGATGAAGACGCCCCCCTCGGGCAGGGCCTCGTAGGCAGCGGCGATCAGCTCGCGCTTCCTCTCCAGGTTCCAGTCGTGGAGGATCAGGCCCATGGTGATCACATCGGCCCTGGGCAGCGGCTGGGCGAAGAAATCCAGCGGCACGGCACTGACCCGATCAGCCAGCCCCGAGGCGGCCACCTGACGCTCCGCGATCGCCGTGGCAGGGGGCAGATCGGCGGTGAGGCAGCGCAGATGGGGGTGTCGTCGGGCCAGGGTGAGCGCTAGCAGGCCGGAGGCACCGCCCACGTCGCAGAGGCTGCGATACGGGGAGAAATCGAAGCGCTCCGCCAGGGCCGTTGCGTTGCCGGCGGAAATCCCCGCCATGGCGGCGAGGAACTGCTCCAGTCGTTCGGGGTCCGCATAGAGCGCCTCGAAGAGGGGGGCACCGTTGTGTTTGATCTCGTTTTGAGGTGCGCCCGTGCGCAGGGCCTCGGTGAGATCGCCCCAGAAGGGGTAGAGGCGGTCGTTGGCCATGGCCAGAAAGCCGCCGATGTAGGCCGGATGGGCCGTGTTCAGGAACGTGGCTGTTTCGGCGCTGTTGCGGTAGCGGGCCTCCGCCCCATCGCCCTCACGTTCGAGAAAACGCAGGGCCACCAGGGTGTCGAAGAAGTCGGGGTTGGCGCGGGGGTGCAGCTTCAGCTCCGCCTGGAGCTCAGCGCCGCTGAGGGCACGCTCACCCAAGGTGCTGAACAGATCCAGTTCAACGGCCGAGAGCAGCACCTTGGCGGGCCAGAAGGCCATCGCCACGTCGAGGATCCGGTCCGGGGAGAGGTCGTTGGTGGCCATGGCAGCGGGTGAAAGGGTCGTTCGTTCGTCAAGCCTGCGGGCATTCAATCGCGCTTCAGCCGCTCCCCCACGAACTCCATCACGGTCGCAACAACCGCCGGGCCCTCCAGATCGAGAACGAGCTCATGGCCCGAGCGCTCGAACCAGACCACACGCTTCTCGGCGGCCGGGGTCGCCAGGCCGGCGCACAACAACGGGACGCTGGCGTCCAGCACCACCGGATCGGCATGGCTCTGCAGGATCAAGGCAGGGCAGCTCACCTCCCCTAAGCGCGCTCGGGTGTGGGCGCCGAACTCCAGGAAGGAGATCAGCGGAGCCATGGGCGACCAGTCGTAGCTGCTGTCGTGGATGGCCAGGGAGGGGTCGCGGTAGGTCTTCGGGATCGGCCAGCGGCGCAGCAGTCGTTGCACGAGCGGTCGCAGCCGTTGCAGGGGACGGCCGGGGGCCAGCGGCGAGGCCAGCTGGATCGGGGTCGCCACCAGCACCAGGCTGTCGATGCTGGCGCCGTGGTCGGCCGCCAGCTGCAGGGCCACCAGGGCTCCCATGCTGTGGCCCACGATGATCACCTGTTCGGCCTGGGCGCTCAGCTGCTCGAGGGCGGCAGCCCCATCGGCGACCCAATCGGGCCAGCGCACCGCCCCAAGGGCCTCGGGGCTGGGCCCCCCATGGCCCCGCAGCAGGGGCATGGCCACGGGGAGCCCCAGGGCCCGCAGCGGTGCCGCCAACGGCCCGAGCGTTTCGGGGTTGCCGGTGAAGCCGTGCAGCAGCAGCGCAGCGAAGGGGGTGCGACCAGCCGCCATCAACGGAAGATGACGAACATCACATAGCCGATCCAGGCCACGATGGCGAACAGGGTGCCCACGGAGCCCAGAATGCTGCGCGAGTTGGTGGGCTGATTCAGGGGGGCTGCGGAGCTGGACTGGGCGGTGTTGATGAAGGTGTCCTGGTCGCGGATGATCGCCTGGGGTAGCAGTTGCTCGGAGAGGGTGTGCACCCCGGGCATCGCCTTGACGGCGGTGCCAATGGCCAGGAATTCGACGATGCCGCCGCCGAGGTTGTAGACGTAGGTCTTGATGCCGACCACCTGATCGGCGCCGCAGCGGCGGGCATCGACTTCGATGTGGCGCAGTGCCTGCTCGCGGGCGGCGTAGATCAAGCTGCTGAGTTCGCGGATTTCACCGCGCACGAACGATTTGAAGAAGGCCGAGAGGCCGCCCCAGAGCCCCAGCGAATAGACCGAAACCCCCAACACCAGCTGCACGGGCATCAGGCCCTGGTCGATCAGGTTCCACATTTCCTCGTTGGTGAGGTCACTGGTGATCGGCGCATCGGTGTAGGCCGCCGGCAGGGCGGGGTGGTGGGAGGCGGTGCCGATCATCACCATCTCCTGCAGCCCGACGAAGGGCAGGATCGTGGTGCGGATCCCCACCACGGCGTTGGCGCCCACGGCCGTGGCCTCCGCCGAGATGCGCTGGAGCGCCAGGTGGCGGATGGTGTTGAACAGGCGAGAGAACTCCACCACCTCGCCGCGCACCAGGCTGCGCAGGCCCCCCAGCAGGCCGCCCCCGAGGCCCACGGCGTAGGCCACGTTGCCGAAGACGAACTGCAGCGGCCTGAAGCCGCAATCGAGCTGGCAGTAGAGCGCCTGGCCATCGGCAGAGGTGGAGAACGCCAGCTCGTCGTCTGGTGTTCCATTTTCCCGGTGCAGGCAGGAGCCGATCGCCAGGAACTCCACGTTGGTGCCCTGGAACACCAGCTCGTTGGCCACGCCGGTGATGCCGACGCCACCCCGCTGGCCGGCTTCACGCACCAGACGCCGGTAGGCGCGCGAGCGACCCTCCTGGATCAGGGCGGTGATCTGATGCACCTCTCCCCCCACCAGGGTCTTGAGGCCGGAGAGCAGGCTGCGCACCAGGCCGAGGGCGATCACGCTGTTGCCGATCACCAGGTCACCCGGCGTCAGGCCTTTGCGGCGCAGACAGTAGATCTCGTTGCCGGAGAGGCCGGTGATGAGGGTCATGGCGGCTGAGCGAGGAGGCGCTGCTCCCGGGGGAGCAACCGCAGGCAATCTCCCGCAGGTTGTCCTGGGACGTCCAGCCGTGGGTTCCTAATGAAGGCAGCGCCGCTGGCGTGCTCCAACCTCATGGCCACGGTGCGGCAACGCTGGGGCATGGGCGTTCATGGTCCGCGCGGGCCAAGTTGATCAGATTGAGGCCCCCCATGATCCTGCTTCGGTTGCGATCCGCCATGGAATCGTCATCCCTGATGGAGAGCAGGGTGGTTGAGGCGGGCTTGCCAGAGCTTTGGGCGAGGGACGCCCAAGCGGCTTAAACAGTGTTTGGTGTGAGCTGGTCGATGCAGAGCACGTAAGCACCACCATCAGGTATGTTCAACTGCCTGGCCAGGGTTCGGCAGAGCCGACCCGTTGCCAGGTCGATGTAACTGTTGGTGAGGAATTGATCCGGTCCGTTCTCGATCAAGCCGAGAAAGTATTCTTTGTTGCTGTGATCGGTTCCTGGCGTGGCTGGCGCGAACAGGCGATGCTGGGAGGGTCTGACCCCACGTCCCAGGTGGGTTTTGCTGAGTTGCACCCCTTCATTGTCGAGAAGGTAGGCCGCATTGATCGATGGTTGTTCCAGAACCCAGGCCGCGAGGATCGGATCAAACTCAGTGGGAGTACCAGAGCGCAGGCGGTCGCTGCAATCAATGGCCATGGCCTGCAGGTCTTGATCGGATTGCTGCTGGGCTTGCTGAGCGGCGATGACTTTGGCGCGGTGTCGGTGGTTCGCCTTGAGGATCAAGAGCTGCACATCTGATAGATGCAGATCCGTCGGTGCTGCCGGCCGTGCGAAGTAATGGCCCTGGAAGTAGTTGATACCAACATAGGCACAATAATCCAATTCTGCCTGGGTTTCAATTCCCTCTGCCAGCACAAGCGTGCCGATGTTTTTGCTTAAATGAACAAGCGATTTGATCGTTTCCTGCTTGATGTAGCTTTTCTCAACGCCCTCCACGAGGCAGCGATCGAGTTTGATGATGTGTGGACGTAATTCAGATATTTTTGTAAGGTTGCTGTATCCCGAGCCAACGTCATCGATGGCGATCAGAAAGCCTAGTTCCCGGTAGTTGTCTACGAAGTTTTTGATGGCCATGGAGTTCATGGCCCTTGTTTCTTTTAGTTCGATCACGATGTCATTGGGCTCTAGGCCCGCTTCCTTTGTGGCATTCATCAGGGCCTCTGATCCCTCCGCTCCTTCATCGATCAGGGAGGTTTCAAATTGCAGAAATAACAAAGGCTGCTGGGCCAGCTGTTGGGACAGATTGCGAAATCCGGCCATGGCCAGGGCACGGCAGCGACGATCCAGTTCCAGGAGCTTGCCACTTTGGCGAGCTTCGGAGAAGAAGGCTTCGACGTTCATCTTCAGGGGCCTGGCCAGGGCCTCCAACCCAATGACAGCACTGGTCTTGAGGCTGATGATCGGTTGAAAATGAATCTCCAGATCGTCAGATGTCATGGTGTTGGAGGCTTGGCTTGATGAAACCTTGCCACTGTTGTTGAGCATGGAGATTCCTTTGGCCGCGAGAGTATGGGAGGCAAGGGGCTTGCTTGGTGTTGATTGATACATGACTCCCACCCTGGCCTGGGCGTTGGGTGCTTGTTCGCCGATCAGTCAAACAATTCAGGTGTCTTCTGGTCTGTGATTCGGTTGATCAAGTGATTTGCTCAGCAAACGACGGCCGAGATCCCCGTAACCCTGCCTTAGGTAAAGGGCGGCGGCGCGGAGGTTGTCTGCTTCGGCCTCCAGCCTCAGGGTGCCCACCCCCAGTTCCCGGCAGGCCGCCTCCGCCAGGGACAGGGCCCAGGCGCCAGTGCCTTTGGAGCGCCCTTCCGGTGCGATGAACAGCTCATCGACGAAGGCGATGCGGCCTTCCATTTCCAGGCTGAAGGAGAAGGCGATCAGCACATAGCCCACGGGTGCGTCGCTGTTGACGATGAACCACAACCGACCGCTGTTTCCATCGTTCAGGAACGTCTCCAGCAACGAGCGTTTGCGGTCGTTGTCGTAGGAGTAGCCGAAATGGGCGTAGAAGGCCGCCACCAGGGGCATCAACTGGTCCAGTTGCTCCGGTTGCACGGGGCTCAGGCGGATTGACTCCTGCGTCATGGCGTCGCGAGGTGGTCCTCGATCATCGGCGCCAGCTCCGCCGCGTGGCTGAAGGCCAGGTCATGGTCGGCGCCGGGAATCACCCGCAGCTTCGAGCGGGGCAGCAGCGCTTCCAGTTTCCGCCCGACGCTTAGTGGGCTGATCGGATCGGCGTCCCCCCACACCAGCAGGGTGGGCATACGGATCTCAGGGAGCAGGGGAGTGAGGTCCTCAGTGGCGTCTGCGAACCAGGGGGGAACGGAGGCCTGGCTGGCCATGAAAGCCGGCCGCCAATCCTCAGCGCCGTGCTCCGCCATGGCGAGGCCGCCGGAGGTGGCGATCAGCACAAGGTGGGTGATGGATTGCGGTTGCTTCAGGGCGGTCAGCAAGGCGATCACCCCGCCCATGGATTGGGCGATCAGCGCGCTGGGTCGATCGAGGGCGCCGCTGACCAGGTCCACCAAGTCGGTGAGGCTGTTGATGGCGGGATCCGGCGGCGTTGGCCCAAAGCCTGGCCAGCCCAGGAACCTGCGTTCGGCTGGGTGGGTGAGCCGCTCCGCCAGTGGTTGCCAGAACGCTGTGCTGCCGGAGGCCCCGGGCAGGAAAAGCAGTTGGGCGTCGATCAACGCAGGCGAAAGGGGAGCCCCATCAACAGGACGCAACTGAGGGCCAGCAGCCATGGATTGGTGAGGAACCAGGGGATGAGCGTCAAGGTCAGCCCGCAGAGCAGGGCGATGGTGTGGCTCTGCTTGCGCCCATAGAGCACGTAACCGCTGCCGATCAGGCTGACCATCAGCCCCACCAGCAGCGCGGTGGCGTCGGTCATGGCGTTGGGGCAGAGGGAACCTGAGGACCCGGTCCGACCCTAGGGCGAATTCAGTGGTGGGTTTCGCGCAGGCGAGCCGAGACCATGGCCTCGGGATCGACGCCGGCGAAGGTGGGTGGCAGCCAGACCCGCACCACCAACAGAACCGCCATGGCCATCAGGAACACGCACACCGCCAGGATCTGGTGCCAGTCCGTTTCCAGCACCCCCTTGACGATCACCTCCCGTAGCACCGAAACGATGGCGATCTCCACCGACACCCCGATCGAGACGCGCTGTTCCTGGAGGTAAATGATCATCAGGCGGAACAACTCCACCAGGATCAGGATGAAGAGGATGTCCGCGGTGATTTGGTGAAAATGTGGCTTGGTCAGCAAGGAGAGAAAAATGGCGCGTAATTGCAGCGCCATCACACAGAACAACCCCACGCAAAGCGACACGGCAATCATGTCCTGAACCGCTTCGAGCGCTTGCACGATCTGGCGTCGACGGAACTGTTGATGCCAGGGAACGGGTGTGTTTGTGGCAGCTGGATCAGTGGGCGGGGAGGTGGAGGTTTCCGGTGGCTGAGCATCAGCTGACGGCCTGGAATCGAGGCTGATCACAGTGGTCATGGCGGTTTATTTGAGTCGATCGTGTGGCGTGGCCAGACGCTATCCGTAGTTGTTCTGATGGGTCAATCCTCTCGCCATCAGACTCACTGATGGCAGTGATGGGGGCCACAGCGGCTCGTCGCTTCAGGCGCGCACGCGGAGCTGGTCGCGGCCCTCCGCTTCGCGCTCAAAGCGCAGCTCCCGCAGGGGTAGCGCGGTCTCCGCCCGCAGGCGACCGATCAGCTCGCTCTCCGTGAGCTGGCACTCCAGCACCAGCTCCTGGCCATGGGGATGGCGCTTGTTGGCCAACCACACACCGGGCATCAGCGGTTGCCTGATCTCGGCGCCAGGCGGGGCGCTCAGATCGATCGGGTCTTGATGGTCGCAGCTGAAGATCAGGTCCGAGCGCTGGTCACGCCACAGCCGCCACTCAGGCGAGTGCCCATGGCGGGGACCGCGGAGGCTGACCAAGGCTGGCATGGCTCCGCTGGCTGAACACGCCCAGTCAGCAACCATGGTGTTGAGCGCTCGCCGTTGATCTACCCATTCTCTGCTTTGTTCGGTAAGGTCACAATCAAAGACCAGGCTCGATTTGAAGAAGTTCTTTCTGCCGTGGATCAAGGAGGAACGCGTCGATCTGCGCCGGAGCCAACTGCGCCAACGCCAGGCTGTTTTGCTGGCACTCCTTGTGCTGACCCCTCTGATGGTGATGGAGCTGATCCGTCGAGGGGTTGATGTCAACAACAAAAGGCTGAATGAGTTGAAGGATTCGACGGCCCAGTCTTCTCCATCGCAAAAATGGCTGCAGGGAAAGGCGGATGATTGGACCCGCAGAACTGAGTTTCTTGACTATCTCAGGAAGAAGACTCCAGAGGGCTATATACGTCTGAACGAAGCCAGCAAAAGGGTTGAACCCGGTGTGATGCTGCTGCTTTTTTCGAGCACGGGTGATCTGTTGTTTAAAACCAACAGGCTGTCCAATGGTGGCCTCGATGATCCTTTGCTGAAGAACTGCGCCACCGGTCAGTTGAAGCTGTTGCCGAAGCGAGGCGTTACCCGTCAGTTTTTCTGCCGCGACAGTCGCAACCAGGTTTTCAAAGGGGTAGTGAGACCGGTGGGCGTGAAGCCCGCCAACGAAGCGCCATGGGGACAGTTGGTTTATCTGACACCCTTCGCCCCAGACGGCTCACTTCTGAAATCTCCTGATGCTGAGGTGGTGGAAGGCACGATGCGGTCTTTGGTGGATGATCTGCCCCTGATGTTGGTGCTGTTGGCAGCGCTGCTCACCTTCCGAATGGTGATGATGCTGGAGCGTCGTCGGGTGATGGTTCTTCAGCGCCATAGAGAGCATCAGGCGGGCCTGCGGATTCGGAGGAGCAGTGAGCGGTTGGATCACATGCTTGAACGGCTCGGAGCTTCAGACGGATCCCGTGGCTTGGCAGTTGAAGATGAGGTGACCTCGATCATCTTTGGAGTCAACAAGCAAGCACCCTTGGAGCAGGAAGCCTCAGCTCCCAAGACTGATGGCATGGAGCACAAGCTCGGAGTAGTGGCGAAACGCTTCGAGCAGTTTCTGGAATCTGCCCGGGCTTTGGCACTGCTTGATTCTCTTACCGATCTACCGAATCGCCGCTATTTTCTCGTTCGCCTTGAGATTGAGGCTCAGCGCGCCAAAAGAAGTGGTAAGCCCTACGCGGTCATGTTTGTTGATATCGATAAATTTAAGCAGATCAATGATACCTATGGGCATGGTGTGGGCGATGCAGCGCTTTCGACCGTCGCAGACAATTTGCGCGAGTGGTGCCGGCGTGAGGACTTTGTCGCTCGTTATGGAGGGGATGAGTTTGCGGTCTTGATGGATCTCTCTGGTTTGGAGGATCGTAGCGAAAGTAATCTCAAGGCCAAGGCCTATCTGTTCGCAAATAGGCTGATATCTAGGTTTGAAGCCCCCTTTGAACTTGGCGCTGTATCGCTACCGATTCGGCTAAGTATCGGCATTACGATTGTACAAGGGGGCGATACTGACTTCAGGCAAGCGATGAAGCGATCAGATGTTGCAATGTATCAGGCTAAGAAGCAGTTTCATAGCCGCATCTTTGTTTTTGGTGAGGAGGCCTTAAGGGAGGAGCTTGACGACTATCAGCTGTTTGCTGATCTACAGAAAGCACTGGAGAATCATGAGCTGGCGGTGTTTTTTCAGCCGATTCTTTCAACCAATGGAGGCATCCATACCGTCGAGGCGCTGGCGCGCTGGACCCACCCAACCGAGGGAGACGTGTCGCCAGAAACGTTCCTGGCCCTGGCGGAGCGCTATCGATTGATTGGCCCCCTTGGTGAAGAGCTTCTGCATCTTGCTGTGAAGGGTTTTGCGACTCTGCTGGCCAGCATGAACAGTGATCTCAGGCTGGCGATCAACGTGACCGCATCTCTGCTCAACAATCCGGATTTCGCTCTGATGCTCCTTCAGATGCTCAGCAAGCAGAGAGTCCTTCCGACTCAGGTGACTCTTGAAATTACGGAAACTTCCCTGTTCCAAACCGATTCCGCCACAGAAGACAATCTGCGGATCCTCAGGGATTCTGGGATGGATTTATCTCTTGATGATTTTGGAACCGGTTATTCCTCGCTCAACAGGCTGTTTCTTGTCCAACCCAATGAGATCAAGATTGACAAGTCTTTCGTGAAAGACCTTGATACAGATGCAACGGCGATGCGGATCGTCAAGCTGATCACCGGCCTGGCTACATTGATGAAGATAAGGGTTGTCGCCGAAGGCGTGGAAACCAACGAGATTGCCGATCTTCTCTCTGAGCTCGGCGTTCATCATCATCAAGGATACTTGTATTCCAAGGCTCGTGCCACTAACGATTTGATCGCATCAGGCGCCAAGGCCTTCGAGCGAACGCAGAAAGCGTCAACGTCCTGAGCTGCTTGCAGCTATCCGTTGCTCAGGGCGGTTGATCTCA
Proteins encoded in this window:
- a CDS encoding YbjQ family protein; amino-acid sequence: MVQPVFVTTTFSIEGYAIKEYLGIVRGIVVRSPTLLQGFFGGLKSMIGGRIGAYTEMCEQTRQQAYEQMISHARKLGANAIVGTRYDGSEVESGASAATEVLCYGTAVVIEKLE
- a CDS encoding acetylserotonin O-methyltransferase encodes the protein MATNDLSPDRILDVAMAFWPAKVLLSAVELDLFSTLGERALSGAELQAELKLHPRANPDFFDTLVALRFLEREGDGAEARYRNSAETATFLNTAHPAYIGGFLAMANDRLYPFWGDLTEALRTGAPQNEIKHNGAPLFEALYADPERLEQFLAAMAGISAGNATALAERFDFSPYRSLCDVGGASGLLALTLARRHPHLRCLTADLPPATAIAERQVAASGLADRVSAVPLDFFAQPLPRADVITMGLILHDWNLERKRELIAAAYEALPEGGVFIVLEHLIDDARRENAFGLMMSLNMLIENGDAFDFTGADFNRWCLEAGFQRTEVLPLAGPASAGIAYK
- a CDS encoding alpha/beta hydrolase; this encodes MAAGRTPFAALLLHGFTGNPETLGPLAAPLRALGLPVAMPLLRGHGGPSPEALGAVRWPDWVADGAAALEQLSAQAEQVIIVGHSMGALVALQLAADHGASIDSLVLVATPIQLASPLAPGRPLQRLRPLVQRLLRRWPIPKTYRDPSLAIHDSSYDWSPMAPLISFLEFGAHTRARLGEVSCPALILQSHADPVVLDASVPLLCAGLATPAAEKRVVWFERSGHELVLDLEGPAVVATVMEFVGERLKRD
- a CDS encoding heavy metal-binding domain-containing protein yields the protein MTLITGLSGNEIYCLRRKGLTPGDLVIGNSVIALGLVRSLLSGLKTLVGGEVHQITALIQEGRSRAYRRLVREAGQRGGVGITGVANELVFQGTNVEFLAIGSCLHRENGTPDDELAFSTSADGQALYCQLDCGFRPLQFVFGNVAYAVGLGGGLLGGLRSLVRGEVVEFSRLFNTIRHLALQRISAEATAVGANAVVGIRTTILPFVGLQEMVMIGTASHHPALPAAYTDAPITSDLTNEEMWNLIDQGLMPVQLVLGVSVYSLGLWGGLSAFFKSFVRGEIRELSSLIYAAREQALRHIEVDARRCGADQVVGIKTYVYNLGGGIVEFLAIGTAVKAMPGVHTLSEQLLPQAIIRDQDTFINTAQSSSAAPLNQPTNSRSILGSVGTLFAIVAWIGYVMFVIFR
- a CDS encoding EAL domain-containing protein, which encodes MLNNSGKVSSSQASNTMTSDDLEIHFQPIISLKTSAVIGLEALARPLKMNVEAFFSEARQSGKLLELDRRCRALAMAGFRNLSQQLAQQPLLFLQFETSLIDEGAEGSEALMNATKEAGLEPNDIVIELKETRAMNSMAIKNFVDNYRELGFLIAIDDVGSGYSNLTKISELRPHIIKLDRCLVEGVEKSYIKQETIKSLVHLSKNIGTLVLAEGIETQAELDYCAYVGINYFQGHYFARPAAPTDLHLSDVQLLILKANHRHRAKVIAAQQAQQQSDQDLQAMAIDCSDRLRSGTPTEFDPILAAWVLEQPSINAAYLLDNEGVQLSKTHLGRGVRPSQHRLFAPATPGTDHSNKEYFLGLIENGPDQFLTNSYIDLATGRLCRTLARQLNIPDGGAYVLCIDQLTPNTV
- a CDS encoding GNAT family N-acetyltransferase, producing MTQESIRLSPVQPEQLDQLMPLVAAFYAHFGYSYDNDRKRSLLETFLNDGNSGRLWFIVNSDAPVGYVLIAFSFSLEMEGRIAFVDELFIAPEGRSKGTGAWALSLAEAACRELGVGTLRLEAEADNLRAAALYLRQGYGDLGRRLLSKSLDQPNHRPEDT
- a CDS encoding alpha/beta fold hydrolase encodes the protein MIDAQLLFLPGASGSTAFWQPLAERLTHPAERRFLGWPGFGPTPPDPAINSLTDLVDLVSGALDRPSALIAQSMGGVIALLTALKQPQSITHLVLIATSGGLAMAEHGAEDWRPAFMASQASVPPWFADATEDLTPLLPEIRMPTLLVWGDADPISPLSVGRKLEALLPRSKLRVIPGADHDLAFSHAAELAPMIEDHLATP
- a CDS encoding phosphate-starvation-inducible PsiE family protein; its protein translation is MTTVISLDSRPSADAQPPETSTSPPTDPAATNTPVPWHQQFRRRQIVQALEAVQDMIAVSLCVGLFCVMALQLRAIFLSLLTKPHFHQITADILFILILVELFRLMIIYLQEQRVSIGVSVEIAIVSVLREVIVKGVLETDWHQILAVCVFLMAMAVLLVVRVWLPPTFAGVDPEAMVSARLRETHH
- a CDS encoding putative bifunctional diguanylate cyclase/phosphodiesterase produces the protein MKKFFLPWIKEERVDLRRSQLRQRQAVLLALLVLTPLMVMELIRRGVDVNNKRLNELKDSTAQSSPSQKWLQGKADDWTRRTEFLDYLRKKTPEGYIRLNEASKRVEPGVMLLLFSSTGDLLFKTNRLSNGGLDDPLLKNCATGQLKLLPKRGVTRQFFCRDSRNQVFKGVVRPVGVKPANEAPWGQLVYLTPFAPDGSLLKSPDAEVVEGTMRSLVDDLPLMLVLLAALLTFRMVMMLERRRVMVLQRHREHQAGLRIRRSSERLDHMLERLGASDGSRGLAVEDEVTSIIFGVNKQAPLEQEASAPKTDGMEHKLGVVAKRFEQFLESARALALLDSLTDLPNRRYFLVRLEIEAQRAKRSGKPYAVMFVDIDKFKQINDTYGHGVGDAALSTVADNLREWCRREDFVARYGGDEFAVLMDLSGLEDRSESNLKAKAYLFANRLISRFEAPFELGAVSLPIRLSIGITIVQGGDTDFRQAMKRSDVAMYQAKKQFHSRIFVFGEEALREELDDYQLFADLQKALENHELAVFFQPILSTNGGIHTVEALARWTHPTEGDVSPETFLALAERYRLIGPLGEELLHLAVKGFATLLASMNSDLRLAINVTASLLNNPDFALMLLQMLSKQRVLPTQVTLEITETSLFQTDSATEDNLRILRDSGMDLSLDDFGTGYSSLNRLFLVQPNEIKIDKSFVKDLDTDATAMRIVKLITGLATLMKIRVVAEGVETNEIADLLSELGVHHHQGYLYSKARATNDLIASGAKAFERTQKASTS